One window of Nicotiana tomentosiformis chromosome 11, ASM39032v3, whole genome shotgun sequence genomic DNA carries:
- the LOC104115342 gene encoding homeobox-leucine zipper protein REVOLUTA: MAMVAQQHRESSSGSITKHLDSSGKYVRYTAEQVEALERVYAECPKPSSLRRQQLIRECPILSNIEPKQIKVWFQNRRCREKQRKESSRLQTVNRKLSAMNKLLMEENDRLQKQVSQLVCENGFMRQQLHTASAATTDVSCESVVTTPQHSLRDANNPAGLLSIAEETLAEFLSKATGTAVDWVPMPGMKPGPDSVGIFAISHSCSGVAARACGLVSLEPTKIAEILKDRSSWFRDCRNVEVFTMFSAGNGTIELLYTQIYAPTTLAPARDFWTLRYTTTLENGSFVVCERSLSGTGAGPNAASASQFVRAQMLPSGYLIRPCDGGGSIIHIVDHLNLEAWSAPEILRPLYESSKVVAQKMTIAALRYARQIAQETSGEVVYGLGRQPAVLRTFSQRLSRGFNDAINGFSDDGWSLLSSDGGEDVIVAVNSRKNIATTSVPLSPLGGILCAKASMLLQNVPPAVLVRFLREHRSEWADFNVDAYVASSMKSCSYAYPGVRPTRFTGSQIIMPLGHTIEHEEMLEVIRLEGHSTGQEDAFMPRDIHLLQMCSGTDENAVGACSELVFAAIDEMFPDDAPLLPSGFRIIPLESKSSDPQDTSNAHRTLDLASSLEVGPATNPATGDVVSGYSARSVLTIAFQFPFEDNLQDNVATMARQYVRSVVSSVQRVAMAISPAGVNSTFGSKLSPGSPEAVTLSHWICQSYSYHMGTELLQADSRGDESVLKNLWQHQDAILCCSLKSLPVFIFANKAGLDMLETTLVALQDITLDRIFDESGRKVLFAEFPKIMDQGFAYLPGGICMSAMGRHISYEQAIAWKVFASEETSVHCLAFSFINWSFV; encoded by the exons ATGGCTATGGTTGCACAGCAGCACAGGGAGAGTAGTAGTGGTAGTATTACAAAACATCTTGACAGTAGTGGAAAGTATGTCCGGTATACAGCTGAGCAAGTTGAGGCATTGGAGAGGGTTTATGCTGAGTGCCCTAAGCCTAGCTCCTTGCGCCGCCAACAATTGATCCGTGAATGCCCTATTCTGTCGAATATCGAGCCTAAGCAGATCAAAGTTTGGTTTCAAAACAGAAG GTGTCGAGAGAAGCAAAGGAAAGAGTCTTCTCGACTACAGACTGTAAATAGAAAGCTGTCTGCAATGAATAAACTATTGATGGAGGAGAATGATCGCTTGCAAAAACAGGTTTCGCAGCTTGTGTGTGAAAATGGCTTTATGCGGCAACAGTTGCATACT GCATCAGCGGCCACTACTGATGTAAGTTGTGAGTCTGTGGTAACTACCCCTCAGCATTCCCTCAGAGATGCTAACAACCCTGCTGG ACTGCTGTCGATTGCAGAGGAAACCTTAGCAGAGTTCCTTTCCAAGGCTACAGGAACTGCTGTTGATTGGGTCCCGATGCCTGGGATGAAG CCTGGTCCGGATTCAGTTGGGATTTTTGCCATCTCACACAGTTGTAGTGGAGTGGCAGCCCGAGCATGTGGTCTTGTTAGTTTAGAGCCGACAAAG ATTGCTGAGATCCTCAAAGATCGATCTTCTTGGTTCCGAGATTGCCGGAACGTTGAAGTTTTCACAATGTTTTCTGCAGGAAATGGAACAATTGAACTTTTGTACACGCAG ATATATGCTCCTACCACCTTGGCTCCTGCACGTGATTTTTGGACTCTGAGATACACAACCACCCTGGAGAATGGTAGCTTTGTG GTTTGTGAAAGATCCCTCTCTGGTACTGGAGCTGGGCCGAATGCTGCTTCTGCTTCCCAGTTTGTAAGAGCTCAAATGCTTCCGTCTGGATATCTAATCCGACCGTGTGACGGTGGAGGATCCATTATACATATTGTTGACCACCTGAATCTTGAG GCATGGAGTGCCCCTGAGATTTTGCGTCCACTTTATGAATCGTCAAAAGTTGTGGCACAGAAAATGACTATTGCG GCACTGCGATATGCAAGGCAAATAGCTCAGGAGACTAGTGGGGAGGTTGTATATGGTCTGGGAAGGCAACCTGCAGTTCTTCGAACATTTAGCCAGAGATTAAGCAG AGGCTTCAATGATGCCATCAATGGATTCAGTGATGATGGCTGGTCATTGTTAAGTTCTGATGGTGGTGAAGATGTTATAGTTGCTGTCAATTCAAGGAAGAACATTGCCACCACTTCCGTTCCTCTTTCACCACTTGGAGGCATCCTTTGTGCCAAAGCATCAATGCTACTCCAG AATGTTCCTCCTGCGGTACTGGTTCGATTTCTCAGGGAGCACCGTTCAGAGTGGGCGGACTTTAATGTTGATGCCTATGTAGCTTCCTCAATGAAATCTTGTTCATATGCATATCCTGGGGTGAGGCCTACCAGATTTACCGGAAGCCAGATAATAATGCCACTGGGCCACACAATAGAACATGAAGAG ATGCTTGAAGTTATTAGATTGGAAGGGCACTCTACTGGCCAGGAAGATGCTTTTATGCCGAGAGATATTCACCTTCTCCAG ATGTGTAGTGGAACCGATGAGAATGCTGTCGGAGCTTGTTCTGAACTAGTTTTTGCTGCAATTGATGAGATGTTTCCAGATGATGCACCCCTGTTGCCCTCCGGGTTTCGTATCATTCCTCTCGAGTCAAAATCA AGCGATCCCCAGGATACATCGAATGCTCATAGAACACTGGATCTGGCATCAAGTCTTGAAGTTGGCCCAGCAACAAACCCTGCTACTGGAGATGTGGTCTCTGGCTACAGTGCACGATCTGTATTGACAATTGCTTTTCAATTTCCATTCGAGGACAATCTTCAGGATAATGTAGCTACCATGGCGCGCCAGTATGTTCGCAGTGTGGTTTCATCTGTCCAACGGGTTGCCATGGCAATATCTCCCGCAGGAGTGAATTCAACATTCGGGTCCAAGCTTTCTCCAGGCTCCCCTGAAGCTGTAACTTTGTCGCACTGGATCTGCCAGAGCTACAG TTATCACATGGGGACAGAGTTGCTTCAAGCTGATTCGAGGGGCGATGAATCAGTGCTAAAGAATCTTTGGCAACATCAGGATGCTATTTTGTGCTGCTCATTGAAG TCGCTGCCGGTTTTCATTTTTGCTAATAAGGCTGGGCTTGATATGCTGGAGACAACATTAGTTGCTTTGCAAGACATTACTCTAGATAGGATATTTGACGAATCTGGCCGGAAAGTGTTGTTCGCTGAATTTCCCAAGATCATGGATCAG GGTTTCGCGTACCTGCCGGGTGGTATTTGCATGTCTGCAATGGGACGACATATTTCATATGAACAAGCTATTGCATGGAAAGTCTTTGCTTCTGAAGAAACTAGTGTCCACTGCTTAGCCTTCTCATTTATTAACTGGTCATTTGTTTAA